From Deltaproteobacteria bacterium, one genomic window encodes:
- a CDS encoding AMP-binding protein, with protein MKARIAAQNPDANLKNYELAYRTFSWKEEEKYFSWHKTGKINIVYEAIDRWTEDPDKRDRNALIFENAGQVQYFTYQDLKEKSSQLANLMIEHGLEAGDRFFIFLPMCAEIYIAMLACARLGVIFSPLYSTFNYAELEVRLRNAEPRAILTHPDLAERLPDDAMEGVEYVYLTEGPALGHFPQEIILKDHLQRFENECPPRWLPADAPLYLIYTSGAAGPPNAMVHAHRDMVGHMVTGRDVLDLTEDSVLWTDGDPAWVTGTVYSVFCPWLCGVTSVVQGDPFSASTWYRTLERHHVSVWYTTPQRIKGLVEAGEDLPDRYDLSALRHIATGGRSLAPEYFFWVKKNLKLSPHENWWMAETGMICLANFPSLECKPGSMGRPVPGVEAVIVSDDGEPLPILTMGELAFKLDWPAMMTGIWRNEKRFNKYLRFKGWFLTGDLAVRDEDGYFFHQGRNDDLVKVGDKLVGPFEVEQVLCHHPAVSEAAVISMISRPIQPYIKAFVTVEQGYTPSNRLSQEIKEFVKANLSSEIPLLEVAFLKELPKTRSGRILRRVLRARELGLPTGDPLSMRD; from the coding sequence ATGAAGGCCAGAATAGCAGCCCAAAATCCCGATGCGAACCTTAAAAATTATGAGCTGGCTTATCGGACTTTTTCCTGGAAGGAGGAAGAGAAGTATTTTTCTTGGCACAAGACCGGGAAGATCAACATCGTATACGAGGCCATTGACAGGTGGACCGAGGACCCTGACAAACGGGACCGGAATGCGCTGATCTTTGAGAACGCCGGGCAGGTTCAGTATTTCACCTATCAAGACCTTAAGGAAAAATCCAGTCAACTGGCCAATTTGATGATCGAACATGGCCTTGAGGCAGGAGATCGGTTTTTCATTTTCCTGCCCATGTGTGCGGAGATATATATAGCCATGCTGGCCTGCGCCCGTTTGGGAGTGATTTTTTCTCCTCTTTATTCAACTTTTAACTATGCCGAACTGGAAGTTCGTTTAAGAAACGCAGAGCCGCGGGCGATTCTCACGCATCCTGATCTGGCTGAAAGGTTGCCAGACGATGCCATGGAGGGTGTGGAATATGTTTATTTAACCGAAGGTCCAGCCCTTGGCCACTTCCCTCAGGAGATCATCCTGAAAGACCACCTTCAACGTTTTGAAAATGAGTGTCCTCCCAGATGGCTCCCGGCCGATGCACCGCTCTATCTTATCTATACATCCGGGGCGGCCGGACCGCCCAATGCTATGGTCCATGCCCATCGCGACATGGTGGGGCACATGGTGACAGGCCGGGATGTGCTTGACCTGACAGAGGACAGTGTGTTGTGGACTGACGGCGATCCTGCCTGGGTGACAGGAACAGTCTATAGTGTATTTTGTCCCTGGCTGTGCGGTGTCACTTCAGTGGTTCAAGGTGATCCGTTTTCAGCTTCCACCTGGTACCGGACCCTGGAGCGTCATCATGTATCGGTCTGGTATACCACTCCGCAGCGCATTAAGGGCCTCGTGGAAGCCGGCGAAGACCTGCCCGATCGTTACGACCTGTCCGCGCTGCGTCATATTGCCACTGGAGGCAGGTCCCTGGCTCCGGAATATTTCTTCTGGGTTAAAAAGAACCTCAAGCTTTCTCCCCATGAAAACTGGTGGATGGCTGAGACAGGGATGATCTGTCTGGCCAATTTCCCCTCCCTTGAATGTAAACCGGGTTCTATGGGCAGACCCGTGCCAGGGGTTGAGGCGGTGATCGTTTCTGACGATGGGGAACCATTGCCCATCTTAACCATGGGCGAGCTGGCCTTTAAATTGGACTGGCCTGCGATGATGACCGGTATCTGGCGCAATGAAAAGAGGTTTAACAAATACCTCCGATTCAAAGGTTGGTTTCTCACCGGGGATCTGGCCGTAAGAGACGAGGATGGCTATTTTTTTCACCAGGGCCGTAATGATGATCTGGTAAAGGTTGGAGACAAGCTGGTTGGTCCGTTCGAGGTCGAGCAGGTTCTTTGCCATCATCCTGCTGTCAGTGAAGCGGCTGTTATTTCCATGATATCCAGGCCCATCCAGCCTTATATCAAGGCCTTCGTTACCGTGGAACAGGGCTACACTCCCTCCAACCGGCTAAGCCAGGAGATCAAGGAGTTTGTTAAGGCCAACCTTTCGTCTGAAATACCACTTTT
- a CDS encoding GNAT family N-acetyltransferase, which yields MDTVCLRTKFLDKTGSIFEVGLCDKSDFQYLLKMYDLFEPKRALQGLPPENSQIRREWVHGLLENGVNFLIWKDNEVVGHAALLPDLKKKDAEFMIFVSEPFRNRGLGTELTQAGRDKAIELGLELVWLTVESYNLRAIGLYKKFNFQFHGSGSWERTMILRL from the coding sequence ATGGACACAGTTTGCCTTCGAACGAAATTTCTGGACAAAACGGGCAGCATCTTTGAGGTTGGGCTCTGTGATAAGAGCGATTTTCAATATCTTTTAAAGATGTACGACCTGTTTGAACCGAAGAGGGCGCTTCAGGGTTTGCCTCCGGAAAACAGCCAGATCCGCCGAGAGTGGGTGCACGGCCTTCTTGAGAACGGGGTGAACTTTTTAATCTGGAAGGACAACGAGGTGGTCGGTCATGCTGCCCTTCTGCCGGATTTAAAAAAGAAAGACGCTGAGTTTATGATCTTTGTCAGTGAGCCTTTTAGAAACCGGGGTCTAGGCACGGAACTCACTCAGGCGGGACGGGATAAGGCTATCGAGCTTGGACTTGAACTCGTGTGGCTGACCGTGGAAAGCTATAATCTGAGGGCGATTGGTTTATATAAGAAGTTCAACTTCCAGTTTCATGGAAGCGGGAGCTGGGAGCGCACTATGATTTTGAGGTTGTGA
- a CDS encoding type II toxin-antitoxin system prevent-host-death family antitoxin yields MTKIKIEDLEPIAATKAKVIFGEILHQTSVEGKRFVVDRHGKPVSVIISYRDYLDLVEKSKQKK; encoded by the coding sequence TTGACAAAAATTAAAATCGAGGATTTGGAACCGATCGCAGCTACCAAAGCCAAGGTGATTTTTGGAGAAATCCTTCATCAAACGTCAGTGGAAGGCAAAAGGTTTGTGGTGGACCGTCATGGCAAACCCGTTTCGGTCATCATCAGCTACAGGGATTATTTAGATTTAGTTGAAAAAAGCAAGCAGAAAAAATAA
- a CDS encoding histone deacetylase, with protein sequence MASRVCTIRDDRFLEHKTGLVSLEHPNRLKAIHQMLDTNFSGTLTNIKPEPAAMDVLELVHTPIYIEKILKTAEYEFTHLSPDTPASPKTYMAAFLAVGGCLQALDALMSGRCEAAFALIRPPGHHALPDRASGFCIFNNLGVTALQALCVYGLDRILIVDWDIHHGNALQRLFYNQKEIFYFSSHYVFTFPQTGAWEDAGQGPGLGYTVNVPLFKNLGDEDILHCYRDILGPIIRNYRPQIILVAAGFDGHRDDPLGRTDFTEQGYGWLTQLIMDLAAEVGDPPILLALEGGYDLKALAGSVREVLRALIAEEPRAELPHPFTPQGEELVTKAARIHAEYGVWADRSIRQETSKNRRML encoded by the coding sequence ATGGCGTCTAGAGTTTGTACCATCAGAGATGATCGTTTTTTAGAACATAAGACCGGCTTGGTAAGCCTTGAACACCCCAACCGTTTAAAGGCTATCCATCAGATGCTGGACACGAATTTTTCGGGTACATTGACCAATATCAAGCCCGAGCCAGCGGCTATGGACGTGCTGGAACTGGTTCATACTCCAATTTATATTGAAAAAATCCTCAAGACTGCCGAGTATGAGTTCACCCACCTGTCGCCCGACACGCCGGCCAGCCCCAAGACATATATGGCCGCCTTTCTGGCTGTAGGTGGCTGCCTTCAGGCCCTGGATGCCCTTATGTCTGGCCGGTGCGAGGCGGCTTTTGCCTTGATCCGGCCTCCAGGACATCACGCTCTGCCAGACCGGGCCAGCGGTTTTTGCATTTTCAACAACCTGGGAGTCACGGCCCTCCAAGCCCTTTGCGTTTATGGATTGGACCGCATTCTGATCGTGGATTGGGACATTCATCATGGTAACGCCTTGCAGCGCCTGTTTTACAATCAGAAAGAAATTTTTTATTTTTCCTCACACTATGTTTTCACTTTTCCTCAGACCGGCGCTTGGGAAGATGCTGGCCAGGGGCCGGGACTTGGATACACGGTTAATGTCCCCCTGTTTAAAAACCTGGGAGATGAGGACATCCTTCACTGTTACCGGGATATTCTCGGTCCTATTATCAGGAATTACCGACCTCAGATCATCCTCGTTGCCGCGGGTTTTGACGGCCACCGCGATGACCCTCTCGGCCGAACCGACTTTACCGAGCAGGGATACGGTTGGCTAACTCAATTGATCATGGATTTAGCGGCTGAGGTGGGGGATCCTCCCATTCTCTTGGCCCTTGAAGGCGGCTACGACCTGAAGGCCTTGGCCGGTTCGGTTCGGGAAGTTCTGAGGGCTTTGATCGCCGAAGAACCCAGGGCTGAACTCCCGCATCCATTCACACCCCAGGGAGAAGAGCTCGTGACCAAGGCCGCCCGGATTCACGCCGAGTACGGGGTGTGGGCAGATAGGAGCATAAGGCAGGAAACCAGTAAGAATCGGAGAATGTTATGA
- the acs gene encoding acetate--CoA ligase has protein sequence METEQKWYDVHLDEYRKVAYVNSKEQYEEMYRQSLEDPDTFWAEQAKKHLTWFKEWDFVLREDLYEGNIEWFGGGMLNASYDCLDRHLDKIGNKVAYHWEGDDPEKSEAITYRDLYERVNKLAAFLKSRGINKGDRIIIYMPMILQLPVAMLACARIGAIHSVVFGGFSAESLADRIEDCKPRIIITADGGFRGGRAIPLKANVDKALEGVSEVEAVLIYKHCDLDINVNSDLDVWWHEALAQPDLPDYVEPERMDAEDPLFILYTSGSTGKPKGVLHTHAGYLLQAAMTVRLVFDLKDDEVWWCTADIGWVTGHTYIVYGPLIEGLTSVLFEGVPSYPAFDRFWAVVEKYKVNKFYTAPTAIRAIAKEGAELAQKHDVSTLKLLGTVGEPINPEAWRWYYHYIGRDWCPIMDTWWQTETGSILITPLPGVGPIKPGSCSFPFFGVEPVIMDIETGEPVQYPNQEGALFIKRSWPGIARTLYGDHERFKEVYFSQAPGMYFTGDGAKQDEDGYFWIIGRIDDVINVSGHRLGTAEIESALVLHAEVAEAAVVGFPHKIKGQGIYAFVTLNTGVEPSEELKKELVQLVRKEIGPIANPDVIQWASGLPKTRSGKIMRRILQKIAAGITTDLGDTSTIADPEVLQALIEGRQSLQE, from the coding sequence ATGGAAACCGAACAGAAATGGTATGACGTCCATCTGGACGAGTATAGAAAAGTTGCTTATGTGAACAGCAAGGAACAGTATGAGGAAATGTACCGGCAGTCATTGGAAGACCCGGATACCTTTTGGGCTGAGCAGGCGAAAAAACACCTCACCTGGTTCAAGGAGTGGGACTTCGTGTTGCGCGAAGACTTATATGAAGGCAATATTGAATGGTTCGGCGGTGGGATGTTAAACGCGTCATACGACTGTCTCGACCGCCATCTGGATAAGATAGGAAATAAGGTGGCCTATCACTGGGAGGGTGATGACCCGGAGAAATCAGAAGCTATCACCTACCGGGATTTATATGAGCGGGTTAATAAGCTGGCCGCCTTTTTGAAGTCCCGGGGTATTAATAAAGGCGACCGGATCATTATCTACATGCCTATGATCCTTCAATTACCAGTTGCCATGCTGGCTTGTGCCAGAATCGGGGCTATCCACTCTGTGGTCTTTGGAGGTTTCAGCGCCGAGTCCCTGGCCGACCGGATCGAGGATTGTAAACCGCGCATCATCATCACTGCGGACGGCGGCTTCCGGGGTGGCAGGGCCATCCCCCTTAAGGCAAACGTGGATAAAGCGTTAGAAGGGGTTTCCGAAGTTGAGGCGGTTCTTATTTATAAGCATTGTGATCTGGATATTAATGTTAATTCGGACCTGGATGTTTGGTGGCACGAAGCGCTGGCTCAGCCCGACTTGCCCGATTACGTCGAGCCCGAACGCATGGATGCTGAGGATCCGCTGTTTATCCTTTATACTTCCGGTTCCACTGGCAAGCCCAAAGGGGTCCTTCATACGCACGCTGGCTACCTCTTGCAGGCGGCCATGACGGTCAGGCTTGTTTTCGATCTCAAAGATGATGAAGTCTGGTGGTGCACCGCGGACATTGGCTGGGTCACCGGCCATACTTACATTGTTTACGGTCCTCTGATCGAAGGTCTGACATCGGTCCTGTTCGAAGGCGTCCCCTCATACCCGGCCTTCGATCGTTTCTGGGCCGTGGTGGAAAAATATAAAGTCAATAAGTTTTACACCGCGCCCACGGCCATCCGGGCCATTGCCAAAGAGGGGGCGGAGTTGGCGCAGAAACATGATGTTTCCACGCTCAAGCTTCTTGGGACCGTGGGCGAGCCAATCAATCCCGAGGCCTGGAGATGGTACTATCATTACATTGGCCGGGATTGGTGTCCGATTATGGACACCTGGTGGCAGACCGAGACAGGCAGCATCCTCATTACCCCTCTGCCCGGTGTGGGGCCGATTAAGCCCGGCTCCTGCTCGTTCCCTTTCTTTGGCGTAGAGCCGGTCATAATGGACATTGAGACTGGTGAGCCCGTTCAATACCCGAACCAGGAAGGGGCTCTGTTCATCAAACGCTCCTGGCCAGGCATAGCGCGGACGCTATACGGCGACCACGAGCGATTTAAGGAGGTCTACTTCAGCCAGGCGCCTGGCATGTACTTCACCGGCGATGGAGCCAAGCAGGACGAGGATGGTTACTTCTGGATCATCGGCCGCATTGATGACGTCATCAACGTCTCCGGCCACCGCCTCGGCACCGCGGAAATCGAATCGGCTCTGGTTCTCCATGCTGAGGTAGCCGAAGCCGCGGTCGTTGGCTTCCCCCACAAGATCAAGGGCCAAGGCATCTATGCCTTTGTTACTCTGAACACGGGGGTTGAGCCTTCGGAGGAACTGAAAAAAGAGCTTGTACAGCTTGTTAGAAAGGAGATTGGACCCATTGCCAATCCTGACGTGATCCAGTGGGCCAGCGGCCTGCCTAAGACCCGCAGCGGCAAAATTATGCGCCGCATCCTTCAGAAGATCGCTGCCGGGATAACAACCGACCTTGGCGATACCTCAACCATCGCCGATCCCGAGGTCCTGCAAGCCTTGATCGAAGGACGTCAGAGCCTACAAGAGTGA
- a CDS encoding NAD(P)H-dependent oxidoreductase subunit E, whose protein sequence is MLQGAALNSEKVKEQEFTAEELAAVDTIIERYKLKPGSLIPILEEIQETIGYLPKLIQKRVALDLKIPFTEVYGVVTFYSFFTMAPRGRHTIRVCLGTACYVRGGQKNLDMLTKILKVAPGETTDDRRFSLETVRCLGACGLAPTMIIDNDTYRQVKSSRLSDIIKDYD, encoded by the coding sequence ATGTTACAAGGGGCAGCCTTGAATTCGGAAAAAGTCAAGGAGCAGGAATTCACGGCTGAAGAGCTGGCCGCTGTTGATACTATCATTGAGCGCTACAAACTGAAACCCGGATCACTCATCCCTATTCTGGAGGAGATTCAGGAAACCATTGGATACCTTCCGAAATTAATTCAAAAGAGGGTCGCCCTTGACCTGAAAATTCCTTTCACTGAAGTATACGGGGTCGTTACCTTCTACTCATTTTTTACGATGGCGCCCAGAGGCAGGCATACCATTCGAGTTTGTCTGGGCACGGCTTGCTATGTCCGGGGAGGCCAAAAGAACCTTGACATGCTTACTAAAATCTTAAAAGTGGCTCCCGGGGAAACTACTGATGATAGACGTTTTTCGCTGGAAACAGTCCGTTGCCTGGGGGCATGCGGTTTAGCCCCCACCATGATCATTGATAACGATACTTATCGCCAGGTGAAATCTTCCAGGCTCTCCGACATCATCAAGGACTACGACTGA
- a CDS encoding OFA family MFS transporter, which yields MTSASRNRGWVVTFSGTGINLALGILYTWSIFKEAIKKSIETGGPGSFNWSPASLNDPYAICCIVFAFTMILAGKCQDKIGPRITAIIGGILVGIGFIWISQTASYIVWILGFGVLAGVGIGFGYASATPPALKWFPPARTGLIAGLVVSGFGLASVYIAPLSKYLVGVWGLQSAMLFFGVAFFIVVCGLALLLTNPPQGYVPGTSTADTNPAAPVLEDAFSPGQMLKTGSFYIIWLSYFIGAGAGLMVIGSVAGMAKKSLGEMAFLVVALMAVGNASGRILAGIISDRIGRKLTLVIMLTFQAVLMFIAIPLMKVNSAVALVVLTTIIGFNYGTNLALFPSFTKDYWGLRDFGINYGLVFTAWGVGGFVMGRLSQMLKTATGSFDSSFILAGIMLLVGAGLALTLKRRKGPIEEMIAPMVSTVATNQAERGPSQTSD from the coding sequence ATGACCTCAGCGAGCCGGAACAGGGGTTGGGTTGTCACGTTTTCCGGTACAGGGATCAACCTGGCTTTGGGGATTCTCTATACCTGGTCCATTTTTAAGGAAGCTATCAAGAAATCCATCGAGACCGGTGGGCCGGGCAGCTTCAATTGGTCTCCAGCCTCTTTGAACGACCCTTATGCCATATGCTGCATCGTTTTTGCTTTTACCATGATTCTGGCAGGCAAGTGTCAGGATAAAATTGGACCGCGTATCACCGCCATCATCGGAGGAATTCTGGTTGGAATCGGATTCATCTGGATTTCTCAAACGGCCAGCTATATTGTTTGGATTTTAGGATTCGGGGTGCTGGCAGGCGTTGGCATCGGCTTTGGATACGCCTCGGCCACACCTCCGGCCCTGAAATGGTTCCCCCCGGCCAGGACCGGTCTCATTGCTGGACTGGTTGTATCGGGATTCGGCCTGGCCTCGGTGTACATCGCCCCATTGTCCAAATATCTCGTTGGCGTCTGGGGACTGCAAAGTGCAATGCTATTTTTTGGCGTGGCCTTTTTTATCGTCGTCTGCGGCCTGGCCCTTCTTTTGACAAACCCTCCCCAAGGCTATGTGCCCGGCACCTCGACGGCGGACACAAACCCGGCTGCCCCGGTTTTAGAAGACGCTTTCAGTCCGGGTCAGATGCTAAAGACAGGATCATTCTATATCATATGGCTGTCCTATTTCATCGGCGCTGGGGCAGGGCTGATGGTCATCGGCTCGGTGGCAGGCATGGCTAAAAAGAGCCTCGGCGAAATGGCTTTCCTGGTCGTGGCCTTGATGGCCGTGGGCAACGCCTCCGGTCGCATCCTGGCTGGAATTATCTCCGACCGCATCGGCCGCAAGTTAACACTGGTCATCATGCTGACATTTCAGGCCGTGCTCATGTTTATCGCCATCCCCCTGATGAAAGTCAACAGTGCCGTGGCCTTGGTTGTGCTGACAACCATAATCGGATTCAACTATGGCACCAATCTCGCACTCTTCCCCTCCTTTACCAAGGATTACTGGGGCCTTCGGGACTTTGGCATAAACTACGGCTTGGTTTTCACAGCCTGGGGAGTGGGCGGTTTTGTCATGGGGCGGCTATCCCAGATGCTCAAGACAGCCACAGGCAGCTTTGATTCCTCATTCATCCTGGCCGGGATCATGCTCCTGGTGGGCGCCGGCCTGGCTCTGACCCTGAAAAGACGTAAGGGCCCGATTGAAGAAATGATAGCCCCTATGGTGTCGACTGTCGCAACAAACCAAGCTGAAAGGGGGCCGAGCCAAACGTCTGACTAG
- the acs gene encoding acetate--CoA ligase — MKDTLKWYDAHLEEFQEFAHIKSLKEYDILYRKSLQEPEAFWAEQAEKYLTWDKPWDFVLKADFEEARFEWFGGGVLNASYNCLDRHLPRLRDRVAYYWEGDDPEESGVVTYQDLYQQVNKLAAVLKSRGVQKGDRVVIYLPMIVELPVSLLACSRIGAIHCAVFVGLSAETLASRIKDCGAKVVLTADGGYRGGKWIPLKTVVDEAMKRSPEVETVIVYGRRGLNHGLESAHEVWWQEAVADANLPDFIPPEPMDAEDPLFILHTSGSTGKPKGMVHTHGGYLLYAAMTTRLVFDLKENEIFWCMANIDWITGHTYSVYGPLLNGLTSVLFEGVPLYPNFDRCWQIVEKYKVEKLYTTPDVIRSLAKESGEYVERHDITSLKLLGTVGEPITPEAWKWYYHHIGRDWAPIMDTWWQTETGGHMITPLPGVTPLKPGSCALPFFGVEPVILDLNTGAEIQYPDQEGALFIKRPWPGMARTVYNNHYQFKETYFSIVPNLFFTGDEARVDEDGYYWILGRFDDVITVSNHRLGTAEFESALVQHDQVAEAAVVGVPDPDRGQCIWAFVTLNTGATRSDELKQELVDLVRLKIGPIATIHMVKFASSLPKTLSGKILHRLLHKIALGQFDQLDDISTLADPAAIEDLIKDRG; from the coding sequence ATGAAAGACACTTTAAAGTGGTATGACGCTCATTTAGAAGAGTTTCAGGAGTTCGCCCACATTAAAAGCCTTAAGGAATACGATATTCTTTACCGGAAGTCTCTGCAAGAACCTGAGGCGTTTTGGGCGGAACAGGCTGAGAAATATCTGACCTGGGATAAGCCGTGGGATTTTGTTCTGAAAGCCGATTTCGAGGAAGCCCGGTTTGAATGGTTTGGCGGCGGAGTCCTCAACGCTAGCTATAATTGTCTCGACCGGCATCTCCCTCGCCTGCGGGACAGGGTTGCCTATTACTGGGAGGGAGATGATCCTGAGGAATCCGGCGTCGTTACCTATCAGGATCTTTATCAGCAGGTGAACAAACTGGCGGCGGTGCTGAAGTCCAGAGGAGTTCAAAAGGGCGACCGCGTCGTCATTTACCTTCCCATGATTGTGGAGCTGCCTGTGAGCTTGCTGGCCTGCAGCCGTATCGGCGCAATCCATTGCGCGGTCTTTGTTGGACTCAGTGCCGAAACCCTGGCCAGCCGTATAAAAGATTGCGGAGCCAAAGTGGTTCTGACGGCCGATGGAGGGTATCGTGGCGGCAAGTGGATTCCGCTTAAGACTGTCGTTGATGAGGCTATGAAGCGGTCTCCTGAAGTGGAAACCGTTATCGTTTATGGTCGCCGTGGGTTGAACCATGGCCTTGAATCAGCCCATGAAGTCTGGTGGCAGGAAGCCGTGGCCGATGCGAACCTGCCTGATTTTATTCCGCCTGAACCTATGGACGCAGAAGACCCTTTATTTATTCTTCACACAAGTGGGAGCACAGGCAAGCCCAAAGGAATGGTCCACACCCACGGCGGCTATCTGCTTTACGCCGCCATGACCACCAGGCTGGTCTTTGACCTGAAAGAGAACGAAATCTTTTGGTGCATGGCAAATATTGACTGGATCACCGGTCACACATACTCCGTCTATGGGCCCCTGCTTAATGGCCTGACCAGCGTGCTATTCGAGGGTGTGCCTCTCTACCCGAATTTTGATCGCTGCTGGCAGATCGTGGAAAAGTATAAGGTGGAAAAGCTTTATACTACTCCTGATGTTATACGCTCTTTAGCTAAGGAGAGCGGCGAGTATGTTGAAAGACATGACATCACCTCTCTCAAACTTCTGGGTACAGTGGGTGAACCCATAACGCCGGAGGCATGGAAGTGGTATTACCATCATATCGGCCGGGATTGGGCGCCTATCATGGATACGTGGTGGCAGACCGAAACGGGCGGCCACATGATTACACCCTTACCCGGAGTGACACCCCTGAAACCCGGTTCATGCGCCTTGCCTTTCTTTGGGGTTGAACCGGTTATTCTTGATCTGAATACCGGCGCAGAGATTCAGTATCCTGATCAGGAAGGAGCGCTTTTCATTAAAAGGCCGTGGCCCGGTATGGCCCGCACGGTCTATAACAACCATTACCAGTTCAAGGAAACTTACTTTTCCATCGTTCCAAACCTGTTTTTCACCGGCGATGAAGCCAGGGTGGATGAGGATGGGTATTACTGGATCTTGGGCCGCTTTGATGATGTCATTACCGTTTCCAACCACCGCCTGGGCACGGCTGAATTTGAATCCGCTCTGGTCCAGCACGATCAGGTTGCTGAGGCGGCGGTGGTGGGAGTGCCAGACCCGGATCGAGGGCAGTGTATTTGGGCCTTTGTTACACTTAACACCGGCGCGACCAGGTCTGATGAACTGAAGCAGGAGTTAGTTGATCTGGTTCGTTTGAAGATTGGGCCGATTGCCACAATTCACATGGTTAAATTTGCATCCTCACTACCCAAGACTCTGAGCGGCAAAATCCTGCATCGCTTACTCCACAAGATCGCACTGGGGCAGTTTGATCAACTGGATGACATTTCGACCCTGGCCGATCCGGCGGCCATAGAGGATTTGATTAAAGATCGCGGTTGA